A genomic segment from Oncorhynchus clarkii lewisi isolate Uvic-CL-2024 chromosome 12, UVic_Ocla_1.0, whole genome shotgun sequence encodes:
- the LOC139420865 gene encoding heat shock protein beta-1-like, translating into MTERRIPFSLLRTPSWDPYRDWYQGNRLFDQSFGMPAHAEGLPSFSSTHWPGYMRPALGHDLSSAGFMPSMMPHQQSAMMPLVPMMPQAPMMVQAPMMAQAEAASYSRALSRQLSTGMSEIKQTQEAWKVTLDVNHFSPEELVVKTKDGVVEITGKHEERKDEHGFVSRCFTRKYTLPPMADAEKVTSTLSPEGVLTVETPLNRQAIKAAEISIPVAMGSSKTKPYDMTTRKGSGNGHHHDEHHEEEEEEE; encoded by the exons ATGACAGAGAGACGCATCCCCTTTAGCCTGCTCCGCACCCCTAGCTGGGACCCCTACAGGGACTGGTACCAGGGCAACCGACTCTTCGACCAGTCCTTCGGTATGCCTGCCCACGCAGAGGGGTTGCCCTCCTTCTCCAGCACCCACTGGCCCGGATACATGCGCCCCGCCCTCGGCCACGACCTGTCCTCTGCCGGCTTCATGCCCTCTATGATGCCCCACCAGCAGAGTGCAATGATGCCCTTAGTCCCAATGATGCCCCAAGCCCCAATGATGGTCCAGGCCCCTATGATGGCCCAGGCTGAGGCAGCATCGTACTCCCGCGCCCTTTCCCGCCAGCTCAGCACTGGCATGTCTGAGATCAAGCAGACCCAGGAGGCCTGGAAGGTCACTCTGGACGTCAACCACTTCTCCCCTGAAGAGTTGGTGGTCAAGACCAAGGATGGCGTGGTAGAGATCACTG GCAAGCATGAGGAGAGGAAGGACGAGCATGGATTTGTGTCCAGATGCTTCACTAGGAAATACAC ACTGCCCCCTATGGCTGACGCTGAGAAGGTGACGTCCACCTTATCTCCCGAGGGAGTGCTGACCGTGGAGACTCCTCTGAACAGGCAGGCCATCAAGGCTGCAGAGATCTCCATCCCTGTCGCCATGGGCAGCAGCAAGACCAAGCCCTACGACATGACAACGAGGAAGGGAAGTGGCAATGGGCACCATCATGATGAGCAtcatgaagaggaggaagaagaagagtga